Proteins encoded within one genomic window of Homo sapiens chromosome 21, GRCh38.p14 Primary Assembly:
- the IL10RB gene encoding interleukin-10 receptor subunit beta isoform 2 precursor (isoform 2 precursor is encoded by transcript variant 2) has protein sequence MAWSLGSWLGGCLLVSALGMVPPPENVRMNSVNFKNILQWESPAFAKGNLTFTAQYLSYRIFQDKCMNTTLTECDFSSLSKYGDHTLRVRAEFADEHSDWVNITFCPVDDTIIGPPGMQVEVLADSLHMRFLAPKIENEYETWTMKNVYNSWTYNVQYWKNGTDEKFQITPQYDFEVLRNLEPWTTYCVQVRGFLPDRNKAGEWSEPVCEQTTHDETVPSWMVAVILMASVFMVCLALLGCFALLWCVYKKTKYAFSPRNSLPQHLKEE, from the exons ATGGCGTGGAGCCTTGGGAGCTGGCTGGGTGGCTGCCTGCTGGTGTCAG CATTGGGAATGGTACCACCTCCCGAAAATGTCAGAATGAATTCTGTTAATTTCAAGAACATTCTACAGTGGGAGTCACCTGCTTTTGCCAAAGGGAACCTGACTTTCACAGCTCAGTACCTAAG TTATAGGATATTCCAAGATAAATGCATGAATACTACCTTGACGGAATGTGATTTCTCAAGTCTTTCCAAGTATGGTGACCACACCTTGAGAGTCAGGGCTGAATTTGCAGATGAGCATTCAGACTGGGTAAACATCACCTTCTGTCCTGTGGATGACA CCATTATTGGACCCCCTGGAATGCAAGTAGAAGTACTTGCTGATTCTTTACATATGCGTTTCTTAGCCCCTAAAATTGAGAATGAATACGAAACTTGGACTATGAAGAATGTGTATAACTCATGGACTTATAATGTGCAATACTGGAAAAACGGTACTGATGAAAAG TTTCAAATTACTCCCCAGTATGACTTTGAGGTCCTCAGAAACCTGGAGCCATGGACAACTTATTGTGTTCAAGTTCGAGGGTTTCTTCCTGATCGGAACAAAGCTGGGGAATGGAGTGAGCCTGTCTGTGAGCAAACAACCCATGACG AAACGGTCCCCTCCTGGATGGTGGCCGTCATCCTCATGGCCTCGGTCTTCATGGTCTGCCTGGCACTCCTCGGCTGCTTCGCCTTGCTGTGGTGCGTTTACAAGAAGACAAAGTACGCCTTCTCCCCTAGGAATTCTCTTCCACAGCACCTGAAAGAG
- the IL10RB gene encoding interleukin-10 receptor subunit beta isoform 4 precursor (isoform 4 precursor is encoded by transcript variant 5), whose translation MAWSLGSWLGGCLLVSALGMVPPPENVRMNSVNFKNILQWESPAFAKGNLTFTAQYLSYRIFQDKCMNTTLTECDFSSLSKYGDHTLRVRAEFADEHSDWVNITFCPVDDTIIGPPGMQVEVLADSLHMRFLAPKIENEYETWTMKNVYNSWTYNVQYWKNGTDEKFQITPQYDFEVLRNLEPWTTYCVQVRGFLPDRNKAGEWSEPVCEQTTHDVFGPSSS comes from the exons ATGGCGTGGAGCCTTGGGAGCTGGCTGGGTGGCTGCCTGCTGGTGTCAG CATTGGGAATGGTACCACCTCCCGAAAATGTCAGAATGAATTCTGTTAATTTCAAGAACATTCTACAGTGGGAGTCACCTGCTTTTGCCAAAGGGAACCTGACTTTCACAGCTCAGTACCTAAG TTATAGGATATTCCAAGATAAATGCATGAATACTACCTTGACGGAATGTGATTTCTCAAGTCTTTCCAAGTATGGTGACCACACCTTGAGAGTCAGGGCTGAATTTGCAGATGAGCATTCAGACTGGGTAAACATCACCTTCTGTCCTGTGGATGACA CCATTATTGGACCCCCTGGAATGCAAGTAGAAGTACTTGCTGATTCTTTACATATGCGTTTCTTAGCCCCTAAAATTGAGAATGAATACGAAACTTGGACTATGAAGAATGTGTATAACTCATGGACTTATAATGTGCAATACTGGAAAAACGGTACTGATGAAAAG TTTCAAATTACTCCCCAGTATGACTTTGAGGTCCTCAGAAACCTGGAGCCATGGACAACTTATTGTGTTCAAGTTCGAGGGTTTCTTCCTGATCGGAACAAAGCTGGGGAATGGAGTGAGCCTGTCTGTGAGCAAACAACCCATGACG